Within the Flavobacterium sp. N502536 genome, the region ACCGCATTCGATTTCAGGAATTCCATTTCCGAATTGGCTTTTTCAAAAACAGATTTATCTTTAAAATTTCTTAAAAGAACAGAACCAACACCATCAATAACAGCCATTTGTCCCGATTTACTTTTAAAAACTGCCTCTGCACTACCATAATGATTCAGCAGCTTTTTTGCCATTATGTCTCCAACACCTTCCACTTTTAACAGGGCTAATACATAAAATAAATCTTGATCTGACATGAATTGAATAAGGTTTAAAGGCGGAGACAAAAATCTTTTAAAACAAATCTCAAAATAAAATCGAGAAAGTCAAATATACAAATTAGAAGTAATTTCTTTCAAAAAAGATGAAGTAAAAGAAATTTAGAAACAATCAAGAAAACGACAAAAAAACTTAAATACCTGAAAAGCAATTGTCTATAAAAATATCTCAATTGTTAATAAAAATTGTGAATAAAATTTTGATAACTATATTCGTTGCATAACTTTGTTACTATGAAAATCGAAAATTACATAGCACAGTTACTGTATCGTTATCAGTGTGTAACGGTTCCAGGGTTTGGAGCATTTTTAACAGAAATTCAATCCGCGCAGCTGAATGAAAGTACAAATTCATTCTTTCCGCCGACAAAAATGATCTCTTTCAACAGTCATTTAAAAAACAATGACGGATTGTTGGCCAATCATATCGCACAAGCTGAAAAAACTTCTTATGGTTTTGCCGTAAGCGCAATTGCTTTTGAAGTAGTCAGCTGGAAAAAAACTTTGGAAGAAAATGGTGTTGTAACACTTAAAAACATAGGCGAAATTCGTTTAAATGCTGATCAAAAAATGGTATTCACACCAAATGATCAAACCAATTTCCTAACGAGCTCTTTCGGACTAAGTCCATTCGTTTCTCCACTAGTCAAAAAAGAAAATTTCGAGCGTAAAATTGAGGAAATTTCAGAAAGAGAAACCATCTCTTTATACGAAAATGAAGAAGGTAGAACGGCTAATCCATTCTTAAAATATGCTGCAATACTCGTATTAGGTCTTGGAATTACTGGTAGTATTGGATATCCATTATACCAAAATCAAATCGCTGCTAAAACACTAGTAGTGGAAAGCGCTGTTCAGAAAAAAGTGGAAAACAAAATACAGGAAGCCACTTTCTTTATTCAAAACCCACTACCTGCTGTGACACTTTCTGTAGATTCTGCAAAAGTAGAAACAGCTGCCGAAAAAGTAATGCCGTATCATATCATGGCCGGTGCCTACAGAAGTGAAAAAAATGCAAGAAAAGCTTATAACCAATTAATTAAAGACGGTTACGAAGCCCGAATGTTAGGCGAAAACAAACACGGTTTATTCCCTGTTTTATATGGCAGTTATGCTACAATGGCTGAAGCTGAAAAAGCACAAAAAGAAATACAAAAAGGAGAAAATCCGGATGCCTGGATTCTCGTACAACCCCTATAAAACTTAAAAAAGCCTATTCAACTGAGTAGGCTTTTTTTTATTTCGCTATTATTTTTGCATCCTGCGAAAGAATCACTTTCTTACCCTGATAAACCCTCAGTCTCGCCGGAGGCGAATTTTTTTCTCCCAAAACGATAATCGCACACTCATAAACGTTACCGTCTTTCCTAAACTCATACTGGTGATTTCCACCAATACCTTCTACCACTAAAACACCGCCATTAATCACTAAATCAGGCTTCTCAGTCATTTTCTTTTCAACAGACCACGATGCATATCGATAATTGTTATTTCCTAAATGATCAATTCTGATTTTGAATTTAGACGTTTCCAAAATACAAATTGGCGTTTGAAAAAAAGCAATACTCGGATCCAGATTTTTCTTTTGTGCTGCGATTAGAGATTTTTTCAGATCCAGCTCAAATTTCGATTGATAATTTACCGCAATCAGTCTCCCCTCCGTATCAAGCCAAATTTTACCCTGATTAAACATTAATCCCCTCAAACCCATATCTGACCAGCTTTTTACAGCATCCGATTTCACAATTTCATTTTTTAAAGCGCTGTCAAATACTTCTCCATAACGCTTCACAAAATCGGCTTTGTCATTGATATCACTGATAGGATATTCCCGTTTTAGCGGATAAACGACCCAATCGCCAAGGGCTTCTTTGTTGTCGTTTTTTATATTTTCAATGAACTTTCTAACAAGTTTCTGATAGTCGCTTTTAGAATCCTGGGCAACCATACAACCGCCGCAAAAAAACAATACTGCTAAAAATAAACTGCTGCTTCTCATCTTAAAAAACTTATTAATCGGTTAATAATCTGATTTTTACAAACAACTATAAAAGTACTTAATTAAAAATTGCTGTGAAAGCTTTCAATCTGAACCGCCTAAGTTCAATTATCTTCTTCTCTCTCTCTCTCTCTTTGTTTAACGTGGAACACTATTATTCTATTGTGTTGTAATACATCCCTATACGATTCCTATTTTACATAATGTTTTTTACAAACAATCCTCACATCTCACATCTCACATCTCACATCTCACATCTCACATCTCACATCTCACATCTCACATCTCACATCTCACATCTCACATCTCACATCTCACATCTCACATCTCACATCTCACATCTCACATCTCACATCTCACATCTCACATCTCACATCTCACATCTCACATCTCACATCTCACATCTCACATCTCACATCTCACATCTCACATCTCACATCTCACATCTCACATCTCACATCTCACATCTCACATCTCACATCTCACATCACGTCAGCACAAATCAGTTAATACTTGCTTTAAACATTTTCAACTCATCCCAGGTAAATTCATCACCATGTTTCTCTTTCAACGGACTCAAAGATTCCTCCTGATAAAATTCAAAAGCCTCTCTTAGTGCTAAAATTTTATCGTACGGCAAAACATCTGAAATCTCTACTTTCTTCGCCTGAATCAACTTAACCAAATGCATTTCAACAGTTTGAACAGTTAACTTGCGGATTCTTGCAATATCCTGTATTGAATTTTTCTCCAGCCATAAATCATGCGTTTCTTCAATCGTTGTTTTCTTGACAGTCTTAGGCTCACTCTTATCCAGCTTTCTTGCTGTATAGCGCACCACAGGCTGATCAGCTTTAAAAATATCGGTGTTTGCCATATTAAACTCCTCCCGTATCTTATCAATCTTGTCTAATTTGTAGTTTTTAATCGCTGTAGACGACAATTTTTCTTTACAAATGGTTTCACCTGCCACAACAATTTCTATTAGCAATTTGGCCTTCATTAAGCGCAAAACCGCTTTTGTCTGCAAATCATCCAAAAAAGACAGCTCTTCATAGAATTCTTTTACTTTTTTGAATTTTTGAATTTCGGCCATTTTCTGCAAAAGATCCGTCACCAACTTATCCATCGGTTTAAAAAAGTACGCATAAGCAGCCTCTACCCGCTCCTGAACAAAAATCAAGTCAACCGTTTCTTTATTGAAAATTTTATTGAGCTGATGCACAAATTTTTGCGCCGGATCTGTCAACCCATCAATAGTTTCTAAACGTTTGTGTGCCCAAACCGAATGCTTGGACTTTTCTGAACCTGCAGCATTTTCATTGTAACTAAATCGGTGATTACGCCATTCCTGAGCCAGATCACTCCA harbors:
- a CDS encoding SPOR domain-containing protein, with product MKIENYIAQLLYRYQCVTVPGFGAFLTEIQSAQLNESTNSFFPPTKMISFNSHLKNNDGLLANHIAQAEKTSYGFAVSAIAFEVVSWKKTLEENGVVTLKNIGEIRLNADQKMVFTPNDQTNFLTSSFGLSPFVSPLVKKENFERKIEEISERETISLYENEEGRTANPFLKYAAILVLGLGITGSIGYPLYQNQIAAKTLVVESAVQKKVENKIQEATFFIQNPLPAVTLSVDSAKVETAAEKVMPYHIMAGAYRSEKNARKAYNQLIKDGYEARMLGENKHGLFPVLYGSYATMAEAEKAQKEIQKGENPDAWILVQPL